A window of Opisthocomus hoazin isolate bOpiHoa1 chromosome 3, bOpiHoa1.hap1, whole genome shotgun sequence genomic DNA:
GTCTCAATTAATAAAATCGTCAACCATATGCTTGACATTGGGATTTTCTGAGCTCACGTAAGGTATACTTCAATGCCTCATGTGGTAGAGAATAAGAAAAACATGCGCATATATGTATTAAAAATCTCTTTGGGGGGGTTTCTGGGCAGGTACTtcaggaggaaggagctgagCGAAGCCTTAGACATCAAGAAAGATGCAGAAGAACTGGATGCCCAAGATGAGGAAGAGGACTTTTCTGGCAGCCTCTGTCCCAGTGTCAGACAGAAACTTTGGGAAGTTCTGGAAAAGCCTGgctcctctgcagcagccagGACTTTCGGCACTTTGTCCATGGCTTTTGTTGTTGTGTCCATTGCCAACATGGCTTTGATTTCGGTAGAGCTAAGCTGGCTGGCACCACCGCTCCTTGATGCCCTAGAGTACATGTGCATTGCATGGTTCACAGTGGAGTTTGTTCTGAGGTTCCTGTGTGCACGGGATCGGTGTCACTTCCTAAGGAGCGTGGCAAACATCATAGACCTCCTCGCTATTTTACCTTTCTACATCACGCTGCTGGTGGAGAGCCTGTGTGGTGGGGAGAGCTCCCAAGAACTGGAGAACGTGGGGCGCATTGTCCAAGTGCTGagactgctcagagccctgcgGATGCTGAAGCTGGGAAGACATTCAACAGGTACTTTGAGCCGTGGCAGTGGTGCTTCTCATTTTTGCTGCCTACAACAGTTGTTCCTGGCCACAGTCCCCCATTTTGTGTGCATTTCTGCCTAACCTTTTTACCCAATCTAGTGTTAGCAGGAATGGCTTGTGAAAATCTTACTTTTGGACATTGATAATTTAGTGGTAAGGGCCTTCTCCAATAAATTTTAGTTCTTCATAAAGCAAATGTATATTGTTTGCACAGAATATTTACAAAACCAGGCCCCAAAGTTGCAGACTATAAATCATCCGCCAGTCATTCATGATATCATAAATGTACAAACTTACGTTTGAGTTGATTTGGTAAGGAATGAAGTAAGAGAAGAAGCAGAAATCATTGACTCACGCTTTCTGTATTATCTAAAGCCCATTAATGGTGACTTATAATTACCTGTCACAATTTCTTTTGTtaagaaatatataaaaagaaatatatcATGACTTTGTCTACATCATAGATCCTGAAAACAAGAGGGTAAAGAATGTTGCAAAAAAACTGTTAAAGCCAGTTTGTACCAGGCAATGGGTTGAGGGGCTCTCTGGCCCTGCTGAGCCCCTGGGTATCTGTGTGATCTGTGGAGCACAGCTGGGGGCTGTCTACTGAATGGACCTAAGTGCAGCTCAGAGCAGCAGTGTCAGGTTCAGTTAGCAGTCACCCATCGGTGTGGCCCCTTCATGTCCAAGCACTTCTGACAGGTCAGCAGACAGATGGATGAACAACAAGCAGGGCTAGGGTGAAAGGTGAAATGCATTTCTGAGAATATTTTTGTTCACTCTTTCTGAGTAGTGAAGGGAAGACATAAAAGGTAACATTTTCAGTGGGAATTTACGTGAGGAAGCTGGAAGTGATTGGAAGGTGTTGCACTTCTGCTTGTGTTTACCCCAGTTTTTATTACTACTTCATGACATGTGCATGCCTGGACACATGAAAGAGTGAAGAGCCATGCTTCCACCACACCCTCGCCATGCCATGATGTTGTCCAGTGCTTGGCATTTTCAAAGGGATTTAATTATGTTCCCACTTAAATCAGTGCTGAGTACGGCACTGAATTTGACAGGAGAAATATTCAGCCAACACCTGGCACTTTGAAAACTCAGATCATAATAGTAAATCGTGGTCTCTTCTGCAATCTTAGCATGTTCTGAAGATGATGATTGTCGTTCTTACCTGGCACTCAGCGTACCCTTCCAAGATTTCCTGCCATGGGGCGGGAATGGGTTGATGCTTCTGTTTTTTGGAGATCGATCTCTGCCCTCTTTGTGAACTGGCCCTACTCCAGCAGGCATTACAGTGTGCTCGCAGCAGCAGAATGCCTCGATTTTTCTTCCTACTGAAGGGCGGTGAACCTGCCTGCCCATGCCAGGGAGGAGCTTTAATGCCACTGAGCATAATCATAGTGATTTGGGAAGTATCTTAATCTTACTCGCCTACCCTAGATTATGCCTGTGCTGATACATAACTGTCCCTTAGAAAGCAGTTGAAAGGAAGCTGATAACGATTCAGTCTGTCAATGAGTTTGGTTTGCATCATTGTTATCTTTGCAGgatttggtgaggtttttttgcaAGAAAGGCTGCTGCTCACTTTTGATGGTAGCTGTAATGTGAATGGAGTCCTCTCTAATTGcattttgaaacaaagaaaaagatttgAATCTATCAAGGCACTTTTGTGCTGAATAACAAAATAGTGATCCAAAAGTATGTTGATTCTAGTTATAAAGGTTCCCGTTTATTGCATTTTACTGTTACAGAATGAATCCATGAAACTCAAAGGCTCTATTAACTTGAAACCAGATGTTTCAGACACTGGTATAATAGCTGTTAACTTCAGGTATATTAACTTTCAGGGATGGTCTAAACTTTGGTGTCTCTATTcttaaattcattaaaataatacCACAGTTTATATCACAATATTGAGTGCCATACAAGAGTTTTGTAATTCCATGTGAGGTAGAAGTGAATTGATTTTATCAAAATCAAGTCTCCTAAGCTGGAAGTGAGCTATCATCTTTCTACTAGAACCAAAATACCTGTTTCAAAATTCAAGAAACAACACCATCCAGAGCAGCATTACTGTTGCTGTGCTTGCTGCTTTGGTAATTCAGAGTTACTGCCCTCTTAGGCCCAGAACACTAAATCAAATCTGTATAATTTAAATGCAGAAAGTCACTGCTTTGATCTTCTGTCAGAGGAGATGCTTCTACTGAGACAAAACATAGCCCTAATAAATCAAAATAGAAACATACGCCCACAGATCTGAAGCCCTGTTTCCGACCACTAGAGATATGTAGCAGAATAGAGTTTTGTTAATGTGCTTCTAAATACATCCTTAACCACAGCTGCTAATAGAAGATGAACCCCATGAGTACCATACACAGAGACCATCCTCCTTGCATGTACCTAGGCAGTCCTGAAAAATCTCAGTGTTCAGGGGTGGCACCAAGAACAGTTCTGCTCTCTTGACATGGACCTGGCAGCTGAAAGCTGCCTCCCTACGTCCTCTCTGCCTCGTGCACGCTGAGACCAGGCAAAGCTTCATGGACTCCACCTGCTCTGTGTAGCTAGAAGAGTGCAACATTAGAAGAgatgagaaaattcatggctgcagGCAGCGACTCCTCTTTCAGCAGGGAGGGGTGATCACAGTCCCAGGGAGACCGTCTCTGTAGCACTGTGCAGACCCATAGCAAAGCTGGGATCCCAACAGCAGCCTGACTTTGCTGTTGGCAGCAGAAATGAGTTAGGGGAAAACataacatcaatttttttttccactttattttttaaaaaaatgagagatTAACCTTTCTTGTGGGGaagggacagaaaaagaaatggaagaatcaTTTCTGCCCCTTTGAAAGCTGAACCCAGCTCACGTGAGCAACGTGATGCCTAGAAATGCTGGAGCTAGACTGGAGTGAGCGTGTAATTACTTACGCAAAGTGCTATACTTCATCAAGGAGCAACTGAGAAATCAGTAGTGCCTCCACCCAGAAAATATATAGCTAGAAGGTGAGGCCACTCTTTTGAGATACCAGAATTGTGGATTTGAGTGGCTGCAAGAGTAGGTGAGAACTGAGCCTGCGTTTTTCACATTTGCTGATGCTCCTCAGCCGTTGGCTTCTTTCTGGGGCCGTGTTTTGTGTGAAGCCTTGCTGGTCCTCCTCTGGGAAGCACTTACAGATTGACTCCTTGAGGAGAAGTAGAATGTGACCATCTTTCTTCCGATGGCAATAGGCATATGATTGAGAGAAGGCTGTAGCGCATGTCAGGATAGGATGCCTCTGGACACATGAAAAAGCAAAACTTCAGCACTTTTACTGCCAAAAATTTAGGATGATTTAAACAGTGTATGTAAACTGAAACTCCCAAACATCAGCTTGTATAGCCAAGTCCCTTTGGGCAACGAAGAGATAGAATTGACCTGCATGGCAGAATCGCCTCCCcttctgctgctgtccccagggcttGGGCTGCTCGCCTGCCCCACACCAGCTCTGGTACAGCTCCTTCGCACCTTCCAGCACGAGTAACCAAGCTGTTGCAGCTCCTGGCAAGGAGTTCTTGCGGGAAGTCATAAGACTTGCTGAGGTGTCTCTGCTGGAACAGCCCTTGCTTGGCTGTGTGCTAGGGctcacagacatttaaaaaagtTACAATATGATATAGAAGAAGATATTACTCTTTTGCAAACCCCGACTGATTCCACTTCGAATGAACTGCAGAGTCCAGTAAGTTGTCTGATTCATAGATTCATCTAAAAATGTCTTCTGACTTCATCTGAAGACATCAAGACATGGAGAACCATCATTTCACTGATCTTTCTGGTGATTACGTACCCTCACCAATTTAATTTGAGGTTTTTCCGTTTTCATTTCAAGGTCCAGACACTGTTGTagtttctggggtttgttttttttttttattgctttgactTTAACAAATTAAAGGGTTCTATAGTTGTTATTTTCCTTTGTGATAACAAAGATAACTCTTCaataactgttttttctttttgataactGAGGCAACTAGAGCTCTGTTTTTCCAGACACTGAATCATTTCTGTTACACTCTTCAGCACCTTCTGCAGTTTTTCAGTACCTTTGTTTTAGATGTGGATAAtggaactaaaaaaaaatgcagatgtctAGGTGTCATCAGTGTGATACAAAGAGTCAGCAGTCACTGCCCTGTTCCTGCTTGTTTTGACCTGGTTTATGAAAAGTTGCGCTGATTTTCAGCTGTAGTATGCTCAGGATCCATCATAAGGGGCAGACCCTGGCTCTTACAGTACTTATTTATGCTTTGAAAAGAAGTGCTACATGGGTAAATTTAAATCAGAGTACCTTCTTCCTAGGTCACCCGAAAGgacttatttttctgctttgttcagTAGGAAGTTTTACAGGGCAGTTGATGACAGTAAACTCCTTGGATGATGAGAGTTTGATCTGGATCCTTGCAATTGTCTCATACAGCTTTTACATTGCTCATCTTAGTGCATTTTCAAAATGTGGAGGCAGAGAAAAGATTACACTGGTATATCACATTCCCCTTGTGTTTCAGATTTAAACTATATCATTGTAATAAACATTCTAACCAACGGATCATAGTTATAGTAATATAAAACCTGGATATGGGCAAGTCCTTAACTGGAGTTCgtagaagaaaacactgaaaaaggaaaCACTCCATACAAACTCTAGTGTATACTTCCACTGTTTGCTCTACATAAACAAAAACTTTAAAACCCACTAGAgctgaaggggaaaagaaagagccaaaagcaagaagaaatttcAACATCTTGTGGATTGAGATTGAGGACAGAAAAGCAAATCGAATTGCTTATTACCCTAATGAGCATATGAAGTCTGCAAGCAGAGGCAGAGCTCCAGTAAGCTATTTTGCAAAACACTGGTTTAAACAGAAGTGTACCCCATGAAGGGTGATTCATAAGCATTGTGGTTTTCTCATTTGTTAAAGAAAACATAGTACGTTTTTAAAGTACAGTattaaaaaacaatgcaaaatCACTTGTGATTCAAAAGATAATTTCAGTCTCCCATGTGTCTCAGCTGAGTTGATGCTCTGTTATATTCCTTCTTTGTTTGTATGTGCAACATTTATCCAGTGTACTATTACTGGATTTGCTTTCCTGCTTGCTTTGTTGGGCAGTCTAGCCTTGAGGCAGCAGCTCTAAAAGGAGCATGGAGGGTTATGGAGAGCGATCAGCTGTACACGCACTCCCAGTGCAGCTCACAAATGGTGGGAGTGATGCAGTACGTTGGTGAATTAACAGGAAAATATCGTGTTTGCATTGGGAGGCTTTGCTGTCTCCAGTTTTTGCACacatgcagctgctgctggaataCTGTATTCTGATGTCTACAGACAAAGATATTGataggttttttggggggaaagagGGGTTGAAGAGAGGCTATGAGAACTATAAAAGGACTGAAAACAGTCCTTAGCAAAGAAAAAGTTACTGAGTGACGGAATTGGGCTCCAAGCACTCACCTGGGAACACAAATTTGGTATCTAAGGGTTGCTTggtcaaagagaaaaatatgacaATGGCTAGAAAGTAGGAGTTTGGCACATTCAGACTGAAAGTAGGGAGCAGgtgttttcagtgtgttttttaatagttatttAGATAACTTATTAAAAATTGTGCTAGATATTCTAGTATAACCAATTACTAAATCAAGATTGGTTAGCTTTTCTAAATCATATGCATATGGAGTTCAAACGATAAGTAAGGAGGCGAATTTCTATGCTCTGTATTAAGGAAATAGAAGTGATGTCAGTGGTTCAGTTTAACATTTTAATCTATTTCTTTAAATCATGTTTTCCCAATAGTGTTGAGAGCAGCCCCCCTTTTTCTTAAGGCGTGTTCACTAGCAGTCAAAGAAAAACATAAGGCGGGCAGCTCTCAAATAAGAGATGTTTTGCAAAGTTACGACGGCAGCGACGTGAAGCAGCTTACTGACAGCGCTTTTTGTCTTTCAGGCTTGCGGTCTCTTGGGATGACTATTGCACAGTGCTACGAGGAGGTTGgccttttgctgcttttcctctctgTAGGAATCTCTATATTTTCCACTGTGGAGTACTTTGTTGAGCAAGGCATGCCCGGCACGACTTTCACAAGCGTACCTGCTGCTTGGTGGTGGGCCACAACTTCCATGACCACTGTTGGTTACGGTGACATCAGACCAGACACTACCATCGGTAAGGTAGTGGCGTTTATGTGTATCCTATCAGGAATACTGGTTTTGGCGTTGCCAATAGCGATAATAAATGACCGTTTTTCTGCTTGTTACTTTACACTGAAGATAAAAGAAGCTGCTCTTCGACAGCGTGAAGCTTTAAAGAAACTCACAAAGAACTCATCCAGTGATTCTAATATCAATGTTAATTTGCGAGACATATATGCACGCAGTGTCATGGATATGTTACGGttaaaaagcagagagagagcaaGCACAAGGAGCAGTGGAGCAGATGAGTTTTGGTTTTGACTTTTAAGTTATTTAGCCTTGTATAGCAAATAGACCACTTCAAAAATGTAGTATcaagcatctctttttttttttttttttttattattcgcCACATAGTGTATTTGCTTTTCCAACTGGAGTTTTACTTACTTGGACAGACTGAGATAACCATTGTGTACAAAATGAAGAATTCATAATATCGAGTCTCTCAAGGAGCTCTGAAACCTGCTTTCGGAACTGGATCGTGGTGGGCGAGGCGGGAGATAGTGGGTCCGTCAAAGTAAAACAGTGATGCAAACACTTGTCCATGAATCTTATGTCCTTGCTAATGTCTAATAATAAAGTTGTAGCAAAAATTGCCATggtgttttgaattttaaaaacctGTAAGATTTGTATTTGGATTGGAAGAACAAAAGTCAAAGACattaagaaaaactgaaaaaggaagTCTCAGAGAGTGAAATGTTGAATAAATTTATGATGATATTCCTATAAAGAGCTTCATCTTGACCCCCTTTCTCATACTCATCTTCTACTCCATTTTCATGAAAAAGAGGTTACTAGACCCTGGGGGGAGAATTTCCTCAtttgaagagaagaaaatgtctACCAGATACATGGTGGGTACCAGGAGACAGGTGAAAGTATTAAGCAGATGCAAGATCTACAGCAAAGTAGAAAATAGTCATGAAATAGGTGCCATAATGTAGAGCATCCTCTGCAGTTCCTCTTTGCTGCAGACCTGCCTTTGCAGCATAGAAGTTGTTTACAAACTTAGTTTGAACCATGCCTTCCCTGTGTGTTTTGATTCCCCTGGCTTACTTGTGTAGCTAAGCAGTTTTTGTGCTCAAGTCACCAGTGGAtatcagaagaaacagaaagggtAAAAGGTAACAAGCTACTTATTTCCCTGTCTCCCGTTAACATCGGTAGGTATTCCAAGTGgaccagattttttaaaaaataataatcttcacTGACCCATTATTAGAAAAATCCCTCATCAAAATCTTTTGTTCCAACGGAAAAATGAGCACTTGTtcggatcatagaatcacagaatggtttgggttggaagggaccttatatatcatctagttccaagctctctgccatgggcagggacgccaGGCTGGATGCTTAGTCTAATGCAGTAGTCAAAGTACAAAACTGAAATAATGGAAGGTATTTTCAGTCAAGTTTCCCACCACTTACCTCTCCAGTGGCCCAATATCATTCTTAGCAAATAAAGATTTTCTTTAATGTCATTTTGTTGTCTTAGACTATTGCATTTCCACAGTATGCCTATAACTTTTTTTGGGGACAATGTAAATACAATCATTATTTACATTTGACATGAATTCAACATActcactgaaaagaaacatttgttaGCTGTGGATTATTTGATTTTATAAGGTATTTTTGTATATAGAAGGTTTAAACTGCCTTTGAGGATGTATGAATGGGTGAAATAACCTGCTTTTAATAAACATTGAATAATACTTGTTTTGAAACAAGTGTGTTTTCCTCCCATTCCCTATAAATGGTGGTGTAAACATAATACAGCAAGCAAAAGTTTCAGAGGCTCCAACCTTGGTGCAAACAGAGTAGCATTTCAGCATGAAACTTCTTCCGATCTGTCAGCTGGCCTCAGTCAGCATTTGGATTTGGGACCGGTGCTGCACATGCAGCTGTCACCAGGGTCAGAAGGAGGCCAAGGGAAAACAGTGGAGACCAAACAAGTGTGTCTTGCTCTACCAGAAATGGTCTAGGTGTGAAAATTTTTAGGTCAGCCTCGTGGTCTGTGTTACACAGAGAACAAACTGTGTTACCACAGTATTCCCCTTTGCCCAAACACTCTGCGAATCCATCACAAAACTCCCGTTGATGTCCAGGAGACAAAATGAATGCTGCAGGGGAAGGTTTGATGCAGCCCACTGTAGGTTATTATTTCATAGCTCCTTGGAGCAGGAAGTCTCTCAGGCTGCACAAATTGTACAGGCTGTTTCTCATTCAAAAGTCATTCTAATTATAGAGAATTAGGAAGAAGCTTTCATTGTGGGAGGGCTGTTTTGTAATGTCTTTTGTGCTTTCTCATACAGCATCTGATCTCTGAGAAAGGAAATGCAGTTAGATAGCTGATTGATTCTCTTTAGGGAAAGCCTGCTGTTATTGCATCCTGTGCTTTTTATGAAGGACTCAAAAGAACAAGAGAAATGTTCTGGGATGTATCAGTTGGTTCACTCCTTTCACCAACTCTGGAGATAAAGTTTGCTAGAAATGCCCATGGGGAAACATGCCTGAGACTTTATCCAGTAGCTGCTTCGGCTTCTATTTTCAGACCTCTTGATTTTAAATTCAAAGTCTCCCAAGAAGTGTTTGTCAATCATGTTGTTTATGCGGCAAGGTTATCTATCACATTATAGGCTGAGACTAGCAAATCATTTTGCAGATGAAGaccagttctgctttcagcttgtacagatgaaaaaaacagaGCATTTGTACTGAGCAACAAACAGTACGGGACATTACAACTCTAAAACATGAAGCTGCGCCATGTACTTACTACCACAGATTTGGAAAATAGCTCAGTCACCACTAAGGCACCAAATTAAGAATGTTATTGTGCTATATTTAGAATAGCACAGTGTAGATAAGAAACTACCTCTTGTC
This region includes:
- the KCNV1 gene encoding potassium voltage-gated channel subfamily V member 1; protein product: MKSPPCCMSLSSQASLEERGSSTSLGSLDSSVFSSEEEQGPLLQKVVPSLDWFTINVGGSRFVMSQQTLSCYPDTRLGKLAVVVSAARDVASGLLELCDDANLVENEYFFDRSSQAFHYILNYYQTGRLHVMEQLCALSFLQEIQYWGLDELSIDSCCRDRYFRRKELSEALDIKKDAEELDAQDEEEDFSGSLCPSVRQKLWEVLEKPGSSAAARTFGTLSMAFVVVSIANMALISVELSWLAPPLLDALEYMCIAWFTVEFVLRFLCARDRCHFLRSVANIIDLLAILPFYITLLVESLCGGESSQELENVGRIVQVLRLLRALRMLKLGRHSTGLRSLGMTIAQCYEEVGLLLLFLSVGISIFSTVEYFVEQGMPGTTFTSVPAAWWWATTSMTTVGYGDIRPDTTIGKVVAFMCILSGILVLALPIAIINDRFSACYFTLKIKEAALRQREALKKLTKNSSSDSNINVNLRDIYARSVMDMLRLKSRERASTRSSGADEFWF